One stretch of Streptomyces sp. R21 DNA includes these proteins:
- a CDS encoding ABC transporter permease has translation MTTLSHRTVTPSSARPGPPPRFADLIRSEWIKMRSLRSTWWTIALISLFVIGSAAVAAIANNNLAAPGRSGQEPPVFQPFTAFPATGYMTLMLVAGAIGALGAVSEYSNGMIRTTTVAVPARGAVVLAKAATTAGLWAAVGTVISLGSFLTAQAILNAEHAGVPLTHPGVLRALVASALLAPLCALVGLGLGFLLRHGAATMIASTFVLLILPTLFSTSTRWSATVNHSTLMAAWKRLVQNWGPTPDSLAFMPTVSGSWLVYALWPLITLTLAVMLVRRRDV, from the coding sequence ATGACCACCCTTAGCCACCGCACAGTGACCCCTTCGTCCGCCCGACCCGGGCCCCCTCCCCGCTTCGCCGATCTGATCCGCTCCGAGTGGATCAAAATGCGCTCACTGCGTTCCACCTGGTGGACCATCGCTCTGATCAGCCTGTTCGTCATCGGCTCCGCCGCCGTGGCGGCGATCGCGAACAACAACCTCGCTGCCCCCGGCCGCAGCGGCCAGGAGCCCCCTGTCTTCCAGCCCTTCACCGCCTTCCCCGCGACCGGCTACATGACGCTCATGCTCGTCGCCGGCGCGATCGGCGCCCTGGGCGCGGTGAGCGAGTACAGCAACGGCATGATCCGCACCACCACGGTCGCCGTCCCCGCGCGCGGTGCCGTGGTACTGGCCAAGGCCGCTACCACCGCCGGGCTGTGGGCCGCCGTGGGAACGGTCATCTCCCTCGGCTCCTTCCTGACCGCCCAGGCCATCCTCAACGCAGAACACGCAGGAGTTCCGCTCACCCACCCCGGAGTGCTGCGGGCACTGGTGGCCTCCGCCCTCCTGGCCCCCCTCTGCGCGCTCGTCGGTCTCGGCCTCGGCTTCCTGCTCCGCCACGGCGCCGCCACCATGATCGCGAGCACCTTCGTCCTGCTGATCCTGCCCACGCTCTTCTCGACGAGCACCCGATGGTCCGCCACCGTCAACCACAGCACGCTGATGGCCGCCTGGAAGCGGCTGGTCCAGAACTGGGGGCCCACACCGGACTCCCTTGCCTTCATGCCCACCGTTTCCGGCTCCTGGCTCGTCTACGCACTCTGGCCACTGATCACGCTGACACTCGCCGTGATGCTCGTCCGACGCCGCGACGTCTGA
- a CDS encoding AraC family transcriptional regulator ligand-binding domain-containing protein, whose protein sequence is MNEGTISVHLARFILDSVRRSGTSLGRFARLPDLDPEVLRDDLSRVSTPTALVLWEQLTLTEPGSAIGALITSHAPIGTFGLWDYLVTTGENLIETLKRAIAYLECIGDPAREKIQTIEDGKHFTIRHGTGTWAPDVVEAIDFFALAMFLTRARAATRRPIVPLRVTVSHRPPHEHRQLVEFFGTRNIDFDAPFNSITFLDDDVRAPLPKAQPGLEKILMRHADLTLARSKVVLRWHDRFRATLIAAFHEDNASLEHVAQRLAMSPRTLQRRLGEHGTNWREEIEAIRQEHTMELLRTTDLPLQSIAVRVGYSDVRALRRAVRRWEGQPPHALRQATGHSR, encoded by the coding sequence GTGAACGAAGGCACGATCTCCGTCCACCTGGCCCGGTTCATCCTCGACTCGGTACGCCGTTCGGGAACGAGCCTGGGCAGGTTCGCCCGCCTGCCCGACCTCGACCCCGAGGTGTTGCGCGACGACCTGTCTCGGGTGTCGACCCCCACGGCGCTCGTCCTGTGGGAGCAACTCACGCTGACAGAGCCGGGATCGGCCATCGGTGCGCTGATCACCAGCCACGCCCCGATCGGCACCTTCGGCTTGTGGGACTACCTGGTCACCACTGGTGAGAACCTCATCGAAACCCTTAAGCGGGCCATCGCCTACCTGGAATGCATCGGCGACCCCGCCAGGGAGAAAATCCAGACGATCGAGGACGGAAAGCACTTCACCATCCGCCATGGCACCGGCACATGGGCCCCCGATGTGGTCGAGGCGATCGACTTCTTCGCCTTGGCGATGTTCCTCACCAGAGCCAGGGCGGCCACTCGGCGCCCGATCGTCCCGCTCCGCGTCACCGTCTCCCACCGCCCGCCGCACGAGCACCGACAACTGGTCGAGTTCTTCGGCACCCGGAACATCGACTTCGACGCCCCCTTCAACTCCATCACCTTCCTCGACGACGACGTGCGCGCTCCCCTGCCCAAGGCGCAACCGGGCCTGGAGAAGATCCTCATGCGCCACGCCGACCTGACCCTGGCCAGGTCCAAAGTGGTCCTGCGGTGGCACGACAGATTCCGCGCAACCCTGATCGCGGCCTTCCACGAGGACAACGCCTCGCTTGAACACGTGGCGCAGCGCCTGGCGATGAGCCCGCGCACCCTTCAGCGCCGCCTGGGCGAGCACGGCACCAACTGGCGCGAGGAGATCGAGGCGATACGCCAGGAACACACGATGGAGCTGCTGCGCACCACCGACCTGCCCCTGCAGTCGATCGCCGTCCGCGTCGGCTACAGCGATGTCCGCGCACTGCGCCGGGCCGTGCGCCGCTGGGAGGGCCAGCCACCCCATGCCCTCCGGCAGGCAACGGGCCACTCCAGGTGA
- a CDS encoding sensor histidine kinase, with the protein MLIIALAVTVGAAGWLAGAAARARRRHRTAIEERGWLLERERESATRAAVDAERARIASELHDIVSHNVSVMVVQAGAAREVLTTLPEEAAAAMSAVETAGRNTMTELRHLLGLLAPAQNGEDEPYDVDLSPQPSLSRLGPLIDKIAFAGLPVEMRVSGEPRPLPTGIDVTAYRIIQESLTNALKHGDGAKAEVTVRYADNHLRVEVLNSGPSVLSGTMPAPTERAWEKADGTGRGLLGLHERVSVYGGDLDARRRLGGGYRVRARIPLDRP; encoded by the coding sequence TTGCTGATCATCGCGCTTGCTGTGACAGTTGGCGCCGCCGGATGGCTCGCTGGGGCAGCGGCGCGGGCGCGACGCCGCCACCGCACGGCCATCGAGGAGCGCGGCTGGCTGCTGGAACGTGAGCGCGAGAGCGCGACACGGGCTGCGGTCGATGCCGAACGGGCAAGGATCGCCTCGGAGTTGCACGACATCGTCAGCCACAACGTCAGCGTCATGGTGGTCCAGGCCGGTGCCGCCCGCGAAGTACTGACCACCCTGCCCGAGGAAGCCGCGGCCGCGATGAGTGCCGTGGAAACCGCCGGTCGGAACACGATGACCGAGCTGCGGCACCTGCTCGGCTTGCTCGCCCCCGCGCAGAACGGCGAGGACGAACCCTACGACGTGGACCTGTCGCCGCAACCGAGCCTCAGCCGGCTCGGTCCGCTCATCGACAAGATCGCCTTCGCCGGCCTGCCCGTCGAGATGCGGGTATCGGGCGAACCTCGCCCACTCCCGACCGGGATCGACGTCACCGCCTACCGGATCATCCAGGAGAGCCTGACCAATGCGCTCAAACACGGAGACGGGGCGAAAGCTGAAGTGACGGTGCGCTACGCGGACAACCACCTACGGGTCGAAGTGCTCAACAGCGGGCCGAGCGTCCTGTCGGGCACCATGCCCGCCCCGACGGAACGGGCCTGGGAAAAGGCAGACGGCACCGGACGCGGGCTGCTCGGCCTGCACGAGCGGGTCTCCGTCTACGGCGGCGACCTCGACGCACGCCGCCGCCTCGGCGGCGGCTACCGCGTCCGCGCCCGCATCCCCCTGGACCGCCCGTGA
- a CDS encoding ABC transporter ATP-binding protein produces the protein MIEVNELTKRYGSKAAVDQLTFTVRPGRVTGFLGPNGAGKTTTLRMILGLDAPSGGTATVSGVPFRSHARGLHHVGALLDAHQVHGGRSARSHLCALAAGNGIPLRRADEVLEEVGLADAAGRRVGGFSLGMKQRLGVATALLGDPPVLMFDEPVNGMDPEGVLWMRRLFRRLAAEGRTVFLSSHLMSEMENTADDLVVIGRGRLIAAEPVRDFAARGTRGTVVVGTPQAAELSGLLTAAGAAVAPEGSAGTEKLTVTGLSADRVATIALDNRILLTELATRTASLEAAFMELTADSVEYTAGITS, from the coding sequence GTGATCGAAGTCAACGAACTCACCAAGCGCTACGGCAGCAAGGCAGCCGTCGACCAGCTGACCTTCACCGTGCGACCGGGCCGGGTCACCGGATTCCTCGGCCCCAACGGAGCGGGCAAGACCACCACCCTGCGCATGATCCTCGGCCTGGACGCACCTTCCGGCGGCACGGCCACCGTCAGCGGCGTCCCCTTCCGCAGCCACGCACGCGGACTGCACCACGTGGGCGCCCTCCTGGACGCCCATCAGGTGCACGGCGGACGCAGCGCCAGGTCCCACCTCTGCGCCCTCGCCGCCGGCAACGGAATCCCGCTGCGCCGAGCGGACGAGGTACTGGAGGAGGTGGGGCTCGCCGACGCCGCCGGCCGCCGCGTCGGCGGGTTCTCCCTAGGTATGAAGCAACGTCTCGGCGTGGCCACCGCCCTGCTGGGCGACCCGCCGGTGCTCATGTTCGACGAGCCCGTCAACGGCATGGATCCGGAGGGCGTGCTCTGGATGCGCCGCCTCTTTCGCCGCCTGGCCGCCGAGGGCCGCACCGTCTTCCTCTCCAGCCACCTGATGTCGGAGATGGAGAACACCGCTGACGACCTGGTCGTCATCGGCCGGGGCCGGCTCATCGCCGCCGAACCGGTACGGGACTTCGCCGCCCGCGGCACCCGGGGCACGGTGGTGGTGGGCACGCCACAGGCCGCCGAGTTGTCCGGACTCCTGACCGCCGCGGGCGCGGCAGTCGCGCCCGAGGGCTCCGCAGGCACCGAGAAACTCACGGTGACCGGGCTGTCCGCGGACCGCGTCGCCACCATCGCCCTCGACAACCGGATCCTGCTGACCGAACTAGCCACCCGTACAGCTTCGTTGGAGGCCGCTTTCATGGAACTCACCGCCGACAGCGTCGAATACACGGCAGGAATCACCTCATGA
- a CDS encoding response regulator produces MTVRVVLADDQPLVRSGLRMIMSEYPELEVVGEAATGAEAVQRVAEAGPDVVVMDIRMPGMDGIEATRLITDGTTGTRVLVLTTFDEDDHVYAALRAGASGFMVKDMALDDIVAAIRVVAAGDSLLAPGVTRRLIADFVELREGIPRRPLRPVEGITEREQEVLTLIGQGRSNTEIAEDLFITVATAKSHVSRLFTKLGARDRVQLVITAYEWGLVAPPH; encoded by the coding sequence ATGACCGTACGTGTAGTGCTCGCCGACGATCAGCCGCTGGTGAGGTCCGGCCTGCGCATGATCATGAGCGAGTACCCGGAGCTGGAGGTCGTCGGTGAGGCCGCGACAGGTGCCGAAGCGGTCCAACGCGTCGCGGAAGCCGGGCCGGACGTCGTGGTGATGGACATCCGGATGCCCGGCATGGACGGCATCGAGGCGACCCGCCTGATCACCGACGGCACGACCGGGACCCGAGTCCTGGTCCTGACCACCTTCGACGAGGACGACCACGTCTACGCCGCGCTGCGCGCAGGTGCCAGCGGCTTCATGGTCAAGGACATGGCACTGGATGACATCGTCGCGGCGATCCGCGTGGTCGCGGCGGGGGACTCGCTGCTCGCACCGGGGGTGACACGGCGTCTGATCGCGGACTTCGTCGAACTCCGCGAAGGCATTCCGCGGCGCCCCCTGCGGCCGGTCGAGGGCATCACCGAGCGCGAGCAGGAGGTACTCACTCTGATCGGACAGGGCCGGTCGAACACCGAGATCGCGGAAGACCTGTTCATCACGGTGGCCACCGCCAAGTCCCATGTGTCGCGGCTGTTCACCAAGCTCGGCGCCCGGGACCGGGTCCAGCTCGTGATCACGGCGTACGAGTGGGGACTCGTCGCTCCGCCGCACTGA
- a CDS encoding sensor histidine kinase, which produces MWAGGFLYVLVHGLLVGAATQTSGTVRAVGSLLALGLLVEVVRRAPVAALTLVLSGVTFMIAGDPSPTGIRSSIAYQGQFLAYLAGDFVLARIVATRPQRTAIAAATVTGVVPLLMAGAFSGGNSMIVNVLITLLALVASCAAGLLVRERREHAVALRAQEVTEAVTAERLRIARELHDMVAHSIGIIAIQAGAGSRVIRTQPVKAQEALQAIEDTSREALSGLRRTLVSLRRADPEAATPRTSPLPPAPGLADVERLAASTAAAGVHVDVRRTGESRPLPPDIDLSAYRIVQEALTNVVRHAGTGHCQVTIGHEHGELSVEVVDDGLGPGDEPGSRPGGPGSHSGHGFGLVGMRERVALLNGRFSAGPGHNGGFRVSARLPLPETTSVVLESR; this is translated from the coding sequence GTGTGGGCCGGTGGCTTCCTGTACGTCCTGGTGCACGGGCTGTTGGTGGGGGCCGCCACGCAGACGTCGGGGACGGTACGCGCGGTGGGCTCCCTGCTGGCCCTGGGCCTGCTCGTCGAAGTGGTGCGACGCGCGCCCGTGGCGGCACTGACGCTGGTGCTGTCGGGAGTCACCTTCATGATCGCGGGCGACCCGAGTCCCACCGGGATACGGTCGTCGATTGCCTACCAGGGGCAGTTCCTCGCCTACCTGGCGGGCGACTTCGTCCTCGCACGCATCGTGGCCACCCGCCCGCAGCGGACCGCGATCGCCGCCGCGACCGTCACAGGCGTCGTGCCACTGCTGATGGCGGGTGCCTTTTCCGGCGGCAACAGCATGATCGTCAACGTGTTGATCACGCTGCTGGCGCTGGTCGCCTCGTGTGCGGCCGGTCTGCTGGTCCGCGAGCGGCGTGAGCATGCGGTGGCCCTGCGGGCGCAGGAGGTGACCGAGGCCGTCACCGCGGAACGGCTTCGGATAGCACGGGAGTTGCATGACATGGTCGCGCACAGCATCGGCATCATCGCCATCCAGGCAGGCGCGGGCAGCAGGGTGATCCGCACCCAGCCCGTGAAGGCGCAGGAAGCGCTGCAGGCCATCGAGGACACCAGCAGGGAAGCACTCTCCGGGCTCCGGCGCACCCTGGTCTCGCTCCGCCGGGCGGACCCGGAGGCGGCGACCCCACGGACGTCACCGCTCCCGCCGGCACCGGGGCTCGCCGATGTGGAGCGGCTGGCGGCGAGCACTGCCGCCGCCGGCGTCCACGTCGACGTTCGCCGCACCGGTGAGTCGCGCCCGCTGCCGCCCGACATCGACCTGTCCGCCTACCGCATCGTGCAGGAGGCACTCACCAACGTGGTCCGGCACGCCGGCACCGGGCACTGCCAAGTGACCATCGGACACGAGCATGGCGAACTGTCCGTCGAAGTCGTCGATGACGGACTTGGCCCAGGGGACGAACCAGGCTCCCGTCCCGGCGGCCCTGGCTCGCATTCCGGCCACGGATTCGGCCTAGTGGGCATGCGGGAGAGGGTCGCCCTGCTCAACGGCCGCTTCAGTGCCGGCCCCGGCCACAACGGCGGCTTCCGGGTCTCGGCCCGACTGCCACTGCCGGAAACCACCTCAGTTGTGCTGGAGAGCCGATGA
- a CDS encoding ABC transporter ATP-binding protein gives MIVAGPRFRGMTNDQVGVRQTVVRLDGVHKEYGDAKALDGLSLEIKAGDAVAVMGPSGCGKSTLLNMVAGLDRPTSGTVEVQGHDLGKLNETGLALFRRRHVGMIFQFFNLIDDLPVLDNVALAAQLTGTPARQARRRALELLDELGVAKRRNNYPATLSGGERQRVAVARALMNRPALLLADEPTGALDSRSGEQVMDLLIDLNQIGQTLLIVTHDPQLATRCASRLIEVADGQVARERTLEVSA, from the coding sequence ATGATCGTCGCCGGGCCTAGGTTTCGGGGCATGACAAACGATCAGGTGGGTGTCCGGCAGACAGTGGTACGGCTGGACGGCGTGCACAAGGAATACGGCGATGCGAAGGCCCTGGACGGGCTTTCGCTGGAGATCAAGGCCGGCGACGCGGTCGCGGTGATGGGACCTTCCGGCTGCGGCAAGTCCACGCTGCTCAACATGGTGGCCGGTCTGGACCGGCCGACCTCGGGCACGGTCGAGGTGCAGGGCCACGACCTGGGGAAGCTGAACGAAACGGGGCTGGCACTGTTCCGGCGCCGCCACGTCGGCATGATCTTCCAGTTCTTCAATCTCATCGACGACTTGCCCGTCCTGGACAACGTGGCACTGGCCGCGCAGCTGACCGGCACCCCGGCCCGCCAGGCGCGCCGCCGGGCCCTGGAGCTGCTGGATGAACTCGGTGTTGCCAAGCGCCGCAACAACTACCCGGCGACACTCAGCGGCGGCGAACGTCAACGCGTCGCGGTAGCAAGGGCGTTGATGAACCGTCCCGCTCTTCTCCTCGCCGACGAGCCGACCGGCGCTCTCGACAGCCGGTCGGGCGAACAGGTGATGGACCTGCTGATCGACCTCAACCAGATCGGCCAGACCCTGCTGATCGTCACCCACGACCCGCAGCTCGCCACCCGCTGCGCCAGCCGGCTCATCGAAGTCGCCGACGGTCAGGTCGCCCGCGAGCGCACGCTGGAGGTGTCGGCATGA
- a CDS encoding response regulator — protein sequence MTTPDAPAPRVVIADDQELLRTGFRMILTARGIDVVGEASDGIEAITAVRELRPDVVLMDIRMPNMDGLEATRRILAQAPDCRVIMLTTFDLDKYVYAALAAGASGFLLKDVTPAHLAAAVRLVDTGDALLAPAITRRLVERFAADPPTPGSVSGPGPAAPAVHRDLAALTPREREVLTWMGRGLSNTELARQLTLSEATVKTHVARIFSKLSLRDRAQAVVLAYETGLVSPGDAEETVSPA from the coding sequence GTGACCACCCCCGACGCACCCGCCCCTCGCGTAGTGATCGCCGACGACCAAGAACTGCTGCGCACCGGCTTCCGCATGATCCTCACCGCCCGCGGCATCGACGTCGTGGGCGAAGCCTCCGACGGCATCGAGGCCATCACCGCAGTGCGGGAACTGCGGCCCGACGTCGTGCTGATGGACATCCGCATGCCCAACATGGACGGCCTGGAAGCCACCCGCCGCATCCTCGCCCAGGCCCCGGACTGCCGGGTGATCATGCTGACCACCTTCGACCTCGACAAGTACGTCTACGCCGCCCTCGCCGCCGGAGCCAGCGGCTTCCTCCTCAAGGACGTCACCCCCGCACACCTGGCCGCCGCCGTACGCCTGGTCGACACCGGCGACGCCCTCCTCGCCCCCGCGATCACCCGGCGTCTCGTGGAGCGCTTCGCCGCCGACCCCCCGACGCCGGGGTCGGTCTCCGGCCCGGGACCGGCGGCCCCGGCGGTCCACCGGGACCTGGCGGCACTGACACCGCGCGAACGAGAGGTGCTGACGTGGATGGGCCGGGGCCTGTCCAACACCGAACTGGCCCGGCAACTGACACTGAGCGAGGCGACGGTGAAGACCCACGTCGCCCGGATCTTCTCCAAGCTGAGCCTGCGCGACCGCGCCCAGGCCGTCGTCCTCGCCTACGAGACGGGACTCGTTTCCCCGGGTGACGCCGAGGAAACCGTCAGCCCCGCGTGA
- a CDS encoding FtsX-like permease family protein, protein MRAVWRASRAAVKRRRVQTFVIGLVVFCSTTTVLLALTLLTAASSPFDKAYAEQRGAHTAASFDTTKVTPEQLARTAKQPGVEAAAGPFGQAVVDIPKDWLWMAGGTLSVVGRADPAGPVDRIDLLEGRWATGTGEIVVNWSAQGSPGTEFLGTKLKTPSGATLAVVGFATSMSKSASAWVSPAQMTALHPTSAQMLYRFTKSDTEAQLSASLDRATAGLPREAITGAQTYLTLKQAFSALADSYLPFMTLFGILGLLVSVLIVGNVVSGAVVSGYRHIGVLKALGFTPNQVVAVYLTMLSVPALAGCVLGTLAGNALAGPIMKVAFTGIDVGRATVGEVSPWVSVACLLGMPALVLFTALIPALRAHRLPAAQAISAGGVPRTGRGLRVQRLLGATRLPRPVSLGMGQPFARPARTLLTLAAIVLGVTTVTLSTGLTSTLVAYGNVGKEDGSARIQVTTGGSGDAKAAPRLSDTQIEEQLRALPGAQGVRARALSQANMTGQNQPVFADFYRGDNSLYEHTIVKGRAPKAAGEIVAGPAFLTQRGLKIGDRTTLELNGKKITATVVGQVIEGNARALEATWDTLIQLAPDAHATEYTVRLAPDTDAHAYAEAAGKLDPAVHASVLDPGNAGTTTVITFSTVFTVLLTLVASLGVFNTVLLNTRERRRDLGMLKSIGMTPRQVILMTVTSVAGLGAMGALLGIPLGIAAHRLVVDHVGVVDFPEYMKDVWHAPQLAAMLLAGVAIAVLGALIPARTAARTTIATVLHTE, encoded by the coding sequence ATGAGGGCCGTGTGGAGAGCCTCCCGGGCGGCTGTGAAGCGGCGTCGGGTCCAGACCTTCGTGATCGGGTTGGTGGTGTTCTGCTCCACCACCACCGTCCTGCTCGCGCTGACCCTGCTGACTGCCGCCTCCAGCCCCTTCGACAAGGCGTACGCCGAGCAGCGCGGCGCGCACACGGCCGCTTCCTTCGACACCACGAAGGTCACCCCGGAACAACTGGCCCGTACCGCGAAGCAGCCCGGAGTGGAGGCCGCCGCGGGACCGTTCGGACAAGCCGTCGTCGACATACCCAAGGACTGGCTGTGGATGGCGGGCGGCACCCTCAGCGTGGTGGGCCGGGCCGACCCGGCGGGTCCCGTGGACCGGATCGACCTGCTGGAGGGCCGGTGGGCCACCGGCACCGGCGAGATCGTCGTCAACTGGTCCGCGCAGGGCTCTCCCGGCACCGAATTCCTCGGTACGAAGCTGAAGACACCGAGCGGAGCAACGCTGGCCGTCGTCGGGTTTGCCACCAGCATGAGCAAGTCGGCAAGCGCCTGGGTCTCACCCGCGCAGATGACCGCACTGCACCCCACCTCCGCCCAGATGCTTTACCGCTTCACGAAATCCGATACCGAAGCCCAGCTGAGCGCTTCGCTGGACCGGGCCACCGCGGGACTGCCCAGGGAAGCCATCACCGGCGCGCAGACCTACCTCACCCTCAAGCAGGCGTTCTCCGCACTGGCCGACTCCTACCTCCCCTTCATGACCCTCTTCGGCATCCTCGGCCTGCTGGTCTCCGTCCTGATCGTCGGCAACGTGGTCAGCGGGGCGGTCGTCTCCGGATACCGGCACATCGGCGTCCTCAAGGCGCTGGGGTTCACCCCCAACCAAGTCGTCGCCGTCTACCTGACCATGCTCTCCGTGCCGGCCCTGGCGGGCTGCGTGCTGGGCACGCTGGCCGGCAACGCACTGGCCGGACCGATCATGAAGGTCGCCTTCACCGGCATCGACGTCGGCCGGGCCACGGTCGGTGAGGTCAGCCCGTGGGTGTCCGTGGCCTGCCTGCTGGGCATGCCCGCCCTCGTCCTGTTCACCGCACTGATCCCCGCCCTGCGGGCCCATCGGCTGCCCGCCGCGCAGGCCATCAGCGCCGGTGGTGTTCCCCGCACCGGGCGTGGACTGCGCGTCCAGCGGCTGCTCGGTGCCACCCGCCTGCCACGCCCGGTCAGTCTGGGCATGGGTCAGCCCTTCGCCCGCCCCGCCCGCACCCTGCTGACCCTGGCCGCCATCGTCCTCGGCGTCACCACCGTCACCTTGTCCACCGGTTTGACCAGCACCTTGGTCGCCTACGGCAACGTCGGCAAAGAGGATGGCAGCGCCCGCATCCAGGTCACCACCGGCGGATCCGGCGATGCCAAAGCGGCGCCCCGCCTCAGCGACACGCAGATCGAGGAACAGCTGCGAGCCCTGCCGGGTGCGCAGGGGGTACGAGCCCGTGCGCTGTCCCAGGCGAACATGACCGGCCAGAACCAGCCCGTCTTCGCCGACTTCTACCGCGGCGACAACTCCCTCTACGAGCACACCATCGTCAAGGGCCGCGCCCCGAAGGCGGCCGGCGAGATCGTGGCCGGGCCGGCTTTCCTCACCCAACGCGGCCTGAAGATCGGCGACCGGACCACCCTCGAACTGAACGGAAAGAAGATCACGGCAACCGTCGTGGGCCAGGTCATTGAAGGCAACGCCCGTGCCCTGGAAGCCACGTGGGACACTTTGATCCAACTCGCACCCGACGCGCACGCCACCGAGTACACGGTCCGTCTCGCCCCCGACACCGACGCCCACGCCTACGCGGAGGCGGCCGGGAAGCTCGACCCGGCCGTGCACGCCTCCGTGCTGGACCCCGGCAACGCCGGCACCACCACCGTCATCACCTTCTCCACCGTCTTCACCGTGCTGCTCACCCTCGTGGCTTCGCTCGGCGTCTTCAACACCGTCCTCCTCAACACCCGTGAACGACGCAGGGACCTGGGCATGCTCAAGTCCATCGGCATGACGCCTCGTCAAGTGATCCTGATGACGGTCACCTCGGTCGCCGGACTCGGCGCCATGGGCGCACTGCTCGGCATCCCCCTCGGGATCGCGGCCCACCGCCTCGTCGTGGACCACGTCGGCGTAGTCGACTTCCCCGAGTACATGAAGGACGTATGGCACGCGCCCCAACTGGCCGCGATGCTCTTGGCCGGAGTGGCGATCGCCGTACTCGGCGCCTTGATCCCCGCCCGCACGGCGGCCCGCACCACCATCGCCACAGTTCTGCATACGGAATAG